From the genome of Pirellulales bacterium, one region includes:
- a CDS encoding MFS transporter, giving the protein MPPGSKFRYQQWRAIVAISFGNALEWFDFVIFGYFIVPISKQFFPASERSSALMLSLATFGAAFLVRPLGAIVLGHYADRYGRKPALALTISLMTVGTALIAFAPTYQSAGLLAPITVIVARIVQGLSAGGEFGSSTTLLVEQDRLARGFIASWQFSSQALTLVFATSCGTFLSLALDAEQINAWGWRIPFVFGLLIGPIAVYVRSRIAESAEFQSIQVSSSPTSEIASFFKSKMLVAIGLVTLATVAIYTLVFMQTFCVRYLGFLPSDVFRVGLITGIAQVVLVPVAGALSDKWGRLPIAGIAGLIIMVTAIPLLGRMTTTPTFANLLLFQLWTGICVAIYVGPLPAMLSELFPTQVRTTGLSISYSLAVGFFGGFAPLINGLLINFSGSNVAPGYYLSAAALISLIALLAARKAGLR; this is encoded by the coding sequence GTGCCACCCGGATCGAAGTTCCGGTACCAGCAATGGCGAGCGATTGTCGCCATCTCATTCGGGAACGCGTTAGAATGGTTTGACTTTGTTATCTTTGGATATTTCATCGTCCCGATTTCGAAGCAGTTTTTCCCCGCTAGTGAGCGATCATCGGCGCTTATGCTCTCGTTGGCAACGTTTGGCGCAGCCTTTTTGGTTCGTCCGTTAGGGGCCATTGTTCTCGGACATTATGCCGATCGTTACGGACGCAAACCGGCACTTGCCTTGACTATCTCTTTGATGACAGTGGGTACGGCGTTGATTGCATTTGCGCCAACATATCAATCCGCGGGGTTGCTTGCGCCAATTACAGTTATCGTCGCTCGCATCGTGCAAGGATTATCAGCTGGCGGTGAATTCGGAAGCTCAACGACTTTACTTGTCGAGCAAGATCGACTTGCTCGCGGGTTTATTGCGAGTTGGCAATTTTCGAGTCAGGCGCTTACCCTCGTTTTCGCGACATCTTGCGGCACTTTTCTAAGCTTGGCGCTTGACGCAGAACAGATAAATGCCTGGGGGTGGCGAATTCCATTCGTGTTTGGATTATTGATTGGCCCAATTGCAGTCTATGTTCGAAGTCGCATCGCGGAGAGCGCTGAATTCCAGTCGATCCAAGTGAGCTCATCGCCCACAAGTGAAATCGCGTCATTTTTTAAATCGAAAATGTTAGTTGCAATTGGACTCGTGACGCTTGCGACCGTCGCGATCTATACTCTGGTGTTCATGCAAACGTTCTGTGTCAGATACCTCGGATTTTTGCCGTCTGACGTATTCCGGGTAGGTCTCATCACAGGTATCGCCCAAGTGGTGTTGGTCCCCGTCGCGGGCGCATTATCCGATAAATGGGGGAGGCTGCCTATCGCAGGCATCGCAGGTCTTATCATTATGGTCACAGCCATTCCGCTGCTTGGGAGAATGACGACAACACCGACGTTTGCAAATTTGCTCTTATTCCAGCTTTGGACTGGTATCTGCGTGGCAATCTATGTCGGTCCGCTACCTGCCATGCTGTCTGAGCTGTTCCCAACTCAAGTTCGGACTACGGGACTTTCCATAAGCTACTCGCTTGCGGTCGGCTTTTTCGGAGGGTTTGCGCCGCTGATCAATGGCCTCTTGATCAACTTCTCAGGAAGCAATGTTGCGCCAGGCTACTATCTCAGCGCTGCTGCATTGATTTCACTTATTGCGCTTCTGGCAGCGCGCAAAGCTGGCCTTAGGTGA
- a CDS encoding isochorismatase family protein, with the protein MSSVVYLRALADPSKTPCLALIDLQQEYIADPRAMAMPGAKAALDKCQMALYHARSMGFPIAYFRQLTHSSYFNPATIFSGWIKGFEPTGADMIFDRNLPSCYSNKSFAELMDSCGGHFVIAGFAGETACLSTAIDAYHRKHRFTYLCDASTSHGLGNFSASVVQGAITEIIKVYGEVLSTDSWVSETSDVAIIEVPRL; encoded by the coding sequence ATGAGCTCAGTCGTCTATCTGAGAGCACTAGCCGATCCCTCGAAGACGCCTTGTCTTGCTCTAATAGATTTACAGCAAGAATACATCGCGGACCCCCGTGCTATGGCGATGCCGGGAGCCAAAGCTGCCCTCGATAAGTGCCAGATGGCGCTCTATCACGCGCGGTCCATGGGTTTCCCTATCGCCTATTTTCGTCAATTGACTCACTCGTCTTATTTCAACCCGGCCACGATTTTCTCCGGTTGGATCAAAGGTTTTGAGCCGACTGGGGCAGATATGATTTTCGATCGAAACCTGCCGTCTTGCTATTCGAACAAGTCTTTTGCCGAGTTGATGGATAGTTGCGGCGGCCATTTTGTCATAGCTGGTTTTGCTGGGGAGACAGCCTGCCTTTCGACGGCGATCGATGCATATCATCGCAAACATCGGTTTACGTATCTCTGCGACGCTTCGACAAGCCACGGACTTGGGAATTTTTCGGCGTCGGTAGTTCAAGGGGCCATTACGGAAATTATCAAAGTGTACGGTGAGGTTCTAAGTACCGATTCGTGGGTCAGTGAGACCTCCGATGTGGCCATAATCGAGGTACCACGACTATGA